The following proteins come from a genomic window of Burkholderia stabilis:
- a CDS encoding glycosyltransferase family 4 protein, which produces MKIMIVTDAWEPQVNGVVRTLKSTSRELTALGHRVELLTPLEFRTVPCPTYPEIRLSILPYRKLRARIDAFAPDALHIATEGPLGLAARRYARSRKLPYTTAYHTRFPEYVQARFGIPLAATYRFLHWFHGPSLAVMAPTPVVKEDLEKFGFTNVVLWTRGVDLDVFRPMESKVLNTARPIFLYVGRVAIEKNVEAFLRLDLPGSKWVAGEGPALAELKSRYPEANYLGVLSQAELAKVYAAADVFVFPSRTDTFGLVLLEALACGTPVAAYPVTGPIDVLSGGDAGSMHEDLQEACLEALKIERTTARAWAERFSWRAASEQFASHLKPLPKTAYSPAEGAAV; this is translated from the coding sequence ATGAAGATCATGATCGTCACCGACGCGTGGGAACCGCAGGTCAACGGCGTCGTGCGCACGCTGAAGAGCACGTCGCGCGAACTCACGGCGCTCGGCCACCGCGTCGAGCTGCTGACGCCGCTGGAATTCCGCACGGTGCCCTGCCCGACCTACCCCGAGATCCGCCTGTCGATCCTGCCGTACCGCAAGCTGCGCGCGCGGATCGACGCGTTCGCGCCCGATGCGCTGCACATCGCGACCGAAGGCCCGCTCGGCCTCGCCGCGCGACGCTACGCACGCTCGCGCAAGCTGCCGTACACGACCGCGTATCACACGCGCTTTCCGGAATACGTGCAGGCGCGCTTCGGCATCCCGCTCGCCGCGACCTACCGCTTCCTGCACTGGTTCCACGGCCCGTCGCTCGCGGTGATGGCGCCGACGCCGGTCGTCAAGGAGGATCTCGAGAAATTCGGCTTCACGAACGTCGTGCTGTGGACCCGCGGCGTCGACCTCGACGTGTTCCGGCCGATGGAATCGAAAGTGCTCAATACCGCACGGCCGATCTTCCTGTACGTGGGCCGCGTCGCGATCGAGAAGAACGTCGAGGCCTTCCTGCGTCTCGACCTGCCCGGCTCGAAGTGGGTCGCGGGCGAAGGCCCCGCGCTCGCGGAGCTGAAGTCGCGCTATCCGGAGGCGAACTATCTCGGCGTGCTGTCACAGGCCGAGCTCGCGAAGGTGTATGCTGCGGCCGACGTGTTCGTGTTCCCGAGTCGCACCGACACGTTCGGCCTCGTGCTGCTCGAGGCGCTCGCCTGCGGCACGCCGGTTGCCGCGTATCCCGTCACGGGCCCGATCGACGTGCTCAGCGGCGGTGATGCGGGCTCGATGCACGAGGACCTGCAGGAAGCCTGCCTCGAGGCGCTGAAGATCGAACGCACGACTGCGCGCGCGTGGGCGGAACGCTTCTCGTGGCGCGCGGCATCCGAGCAGTTCGCGTCGCATCTGAAGCCGCTGCCGAAGACCGCGTACTCGCCAGCAGAAGGTGCCGCCGTTTGA
- the ilvC gene encoding ketol-acid reductoisomerase has protein sequence MNVFYDKDADLSLIKGKQVTIIGYGSQGHAHALNLKESGVNVTVGLRKGGASWSKAENAGLSVKEVAEAVKGADVVMMLLPDEQIADVYAKEVHANIKQGAALAFAHGFNVHYGQVIPRADLDVIMIAPKAPGHTVRGTYSQGGGVPHLIAVAQNKSGAARDIALSYAAANGGGRAGIIETNFREETETDLFGEQAVLCGGTVELIKAGFETLVEAGYAPEMAYFECLHELKLIVDLIYEGGIANMNYSISNNAEYGEYVTGPRVVTEETKKAMKQCLTDIQTGEYAKSFILENKAGAPTLQSRRRLTAEHQIEQVGAKLRAMMPWIAKNKLVDQTKN, from the coding sequence ATGAACGTTTTCTACGACAAAGACGCTGACCTCTCCCTCATCAAGGGCAAGCAAGTCACGATCATCGGCTACGGCTCGCAAGGCCATGCACACGCGCTGAACCTGAAGGAAAGCGGCGTGAACGTGACGGTCGGCCTGCGCAAGGGCGGCGCGTCGTGGAGCAAGGCCGAAAACGCAGGCCTGTCGGTCAAGGAAGTCGCGGAAGCGGTGAAGGGCGCGGACGTCGTGATGATGCTGCTGCCGGACGAGCAGATCGCCGACGTGTACGCGAAGGAAGTGCACGCGAACATCAAGCAGGGCGCAGCGCTCGCATTCGCGCACGGCTTCAACGTCCACTACGGCCAGGTGATCCCGCGCGCCGACCTCGACGTGATCATGATCGCGCCGAAGGCACCGGGCCACACCGTGCGCGGCACGTACTCGCAAGGTGGCGGCGTGCCGCACCTGATCGCGGTTGCGCAGAACAAGTCGGGCGCGGCACGTGACATCGCACTGTCGTACGCGGCAGCGAACGGCGGCGGCCGTGCAGGCATCATCGAGACGAACTTCCGTGAAGAAACCGAAACCGACCTGTTCGGCGAGCAGGCCGTGCTGTGCGGCGGTACCGTCGAGCTGATCAAGGCGGGTTTCGAGACGCTGGTCGAAGCAGGCTACGCGCCGGAAATGGCGTACTTCGAGTGCCTGCACGAACTGAAGCTGATCGTCGACCTGATCTACGAAGGCGGCATCGCGAACATGAACTACTCGATCTCGAACAACGCCGAGTACGGTGAGTACGTGACGGGCCCGCGCGTCGTCACGGAAGAGACGAAGAAGGCGATGAAGCAGTGCCTGACCGACATCCAGACGGGCGAGTACGCAAAGAGCTTCATTCTCGAGAACAAGGCAGGCGCTCCGACGCTGCAATCGCGCCGCCGCCTGACGGCCGAGCACCAGATCGAGCAGGTCGGCGCGAAGCTGCGCGCGATGATGCCGTGGATCGCGAAGAACAAGCTCGTCGACCAGACGAAGAACTAA
- the pssA gene encoding CDP-diacylglycerol--serine O-phosphatidyltransferase: protein MAAFKPRRPRNGSGQTPRPFRRNKGMAADPVPIESRRAARQRFLKTRGIYLLPNAFTTAALFCGFFAVVQAMNVRFEIAAIAIFVAMVLDGMDGRVARMTHTQSAFGEQFDSLSDMVSFGVAPALVMYEWVLKDLGRWGWLAAFVYCSGAALRLARFNTNIGVVDKRFFQGLPSPAAAALIAGFVWLATDNRVPMKLGWLPWVAFVLTIYAGVTMVSNAPFYSGKALDVRHRVPFAAILLVVVAFVLVSSDPPLMLFCLFVLYGLSGYVFWAYMAIRGRANPARSSQRDH from the coding sequence ATGGCCGCATTCAAACCGCGCCGGCCGCGCAACGGCTCCGGCCAGACGCCGCGACCGTTCCGACGCAACAAGGGGATGGCAGCCGATCCGGTGCCGATCGAGAGCCGTCGGGCTGCGCGCCAGCGCTTCCTCAAGACGCGCGGCATCTACCTGCTGCCGAACGCGTTCACGACCGCCGCGCTATTCTGCGGCTTCTTCGCGGTCGTGCAGGCGATGAACGTGCGCTTCGAGATCGCCGCGATCGCGATTTTCGTCGCGATGGTGCTCGACGGGATGGATGGCCGCGTGGCGCGCATGACGCATACGCAGAGCGCATTCGGCGAGCAGTTCGACAGCCTGTCGGACATGGTGTCGTTCGGCGTCGCGCCCGCGCTCGTGATGTACGAGTGGGTGCTGAAGGATCTGGGCCGCTGGGGCTGGCTGGCTGCGTTCGTCTACTGCTCGGGTGCGGCGTTGCGCCTCGCGCGCTTCAATACGAACATCGGCGTGGTGGACAAGCGTTTCTTCCAGGGGCTGCCGAGCCCGGCCGCCGCCGCGCTGATCGCCGGCTTCGTGTGGCTCGCGACCGACAACCGCGTGCCGATGAAGCTCGGCTGGTTGCCGTGGGTCGCATTCGTGCTGACGATCTACGCGGGCGTGACGATGGTGTCGAACGCGCCGTTCTACAGCGGCAAGGCGCTCGACGTGCGGCATCGCGTGCCGTTCGCGGCGATCCTGCTCGTCGTCGTCGCGTTCGTGCTCGTGTCGTCCGATCCGCCGCTGATGCTGTTCTGCCTGTTCGTGCTGTACGGGCTGTCCGGCTACGTGTTCTGGGCCTATATGGCCATCCGCGGGCGCGCGAATCCGGCGCGCTCGTCGCAGCGCGATCACTGA
- a CDS encoding phosphatidylserine decarboxylase, protein MNYPHPIIAREGWPFIAIAAVIALLIHAVGGFGFAWPFWLLLVFVVQFFRDPQRPIPAQPNAVLCPADGRIVAVETAQDPYANREALKISVFMNVFNVHSQRSPVDGAITKVEYFPGAFLNAAIDKASTENERNAVVIQTASGKTVTAVQIAGLVARRILCYVRAGEPLSRGQRYGFIRFGSRVDVYLPLGSRAKVSIGEKVYASSTILAELEQ, encoded by the coding sequence ATGAACTATCCTCATCCGATCATCGCGCGCGAAGGCTGGCCGTTCATCGCGATTGCTGCCGTCATCGCGCTGTTGATCCACGCCGTCGGGGGCTTCGGCTTCGCGTGGCCGTTCTGGCTGCTGCTCGTCTTCGTCGTCCAGTTCTTCCGCGATCCGCAGCGCCCGATCCCGGCGCAGCCGAACGCGGTGCTGTGCCCGGCGGATGGCCGCATCGTCGCGGTCGAGACCGCACAGGATCCTTACGCGAACCGCGAAGCGCTGAAGATCAGCGTGTTCATGAATGTCTTCAACGTCCATTCGCAGCGTTCGCCGGTCGATGGCGCGATCACCAAGGTCGAGTACTTCCCGGGCGCGTTCCTGAATGCGGCGATCGACAAGGCATCGACCGAGAACGAGCGCAACGCGGTCGTGATCCAGACGGCGAGCGGCAAGACCGTTACCGCCGTGCAGATCGCCGGCCTCGTCGCACGCCGGATTCTCTGCTACGTGCGCGCCGGCGAGCCGCTTTCGCGCGGCCAGCGCTATGGTTTCATCCGCTTCGGTTCGCGCGTCGACGTGTACCTGCCGCTCGGCAGCCGCGCGAAGGTGTCGATCGGCGAGAAGGTCTACGCGTCGTCGACGATCCTCGCCGAGCTCGAACAGTAA
- a CDS encoding RDD family protein, producing the protein MADARAPGIPAAAPSVRRRLAALLYEGVLLFGVVFFAGLAFGLATQQRNGLVHHNLLAAWIALVVGAYFVWFWTHGGQTLPMKTWRLRLESSSGRPLSAGHALVRYALGWLWFLPPLALHPLLGLSVPVTLALAAAWIALWAGAARLHAGRQFPHDRIARTRVVAIPR; encoded by the coding sequence GTGGCCGACGCCCGCGCACCCGGAATTCCGGCCGCCGCGCCGTCCGTGCGGCGGCGCCTCGCCGCGCTGCTCTACGAAGGCGTGCTGCTGTTCGGCGTCGTGTTCTTCGCCGGGCTCGCATTCGGCCTCGCGACGCAGCAACGCAACGGCCTCGTCCATCACAACCTGCTCGCCGCCTGGATCGCGCTCGTCGTCGGCGCGTACTTCGTGTGGTTCTGGACGCACGGCGGCCAGACGCTGCCGATGAAGACCTGGCGGCTGCGGCTCGAATCGTCGAGCGGCCGGCCGCTGAGCGCCGGCCACGCGCTCGTCCGCTATGCGCTCGGCTGGCTGTGGTTCCTGCCGCCGCTCGCGCTGCATCCGCTCCTCGGCCTGTCGGTACCCGTCACGCTCGCGCTCGCCGCCGCGTGGATCGCCCTGTGGGCCGGCGCCGCCCGGCTGCATGCCGGCCGCCAGTTCCCGCACGACCGGATCGCACGCACGCGCGTCGTCGCCATACCGCGCTGA
- a CDS encoding DUF3619 family protein — protein sequence MSSAPANREHEFALKVRRALDERASALPAATTDRLAVARRAALARKKPEPATAPVFVPAFAGAGGAYAPAPTSRPQASFARRLLRAWPLALLLAGLVGIAYWEDMQRTAELADIDAAMLSDDLPLNAYLDHGFNAYLSRAH from the coding sequence ATGAGCTCCGCTCCCGCAAACCGAGAACACGAATTCGCGCTGAAGGTGCGCCGCGCGCTGGACGAGCGCGCGTCGGCACTTCCTGCCGCGACCACTGACCGGCTGGCCGTCGCCCGTCGGGCTGCGCTCGCGCGCAAGAAGCCCGAACCCGCGACCGCGCCGGTGTTCGTACCGGCCTTCGCGGGCGCGGGCGGCGCCTACGCGCCGGCGCCCACGAGCCGCCCGCAGGCGTCGTTCGCGCGCCGCCTGCTGCGCGCGTGGCCGCTCGCGCTGCTGCTCGCGGGGCTCGTCGGCATCGCTTACTGGGAAGACATGCAGCGCACCGCCGAACTGGCCGATATCGACGCGGCAATGCTCAGCGACGACCTGCCGCTCAACGCGTATCTTGACCACGGGTTCAACGCGTATCTTTCGCGCGCTCACTAA
- a CDS encoding DUF3106 domain-containing protein, with translation MSQKRGLAVFFGCVIAIAVSYVATYSRFHPPPATTSAAASSPAAPASAATGPATDLPALPLPLPAATGPLSWARLTPAQRAALAPFADQWDGFSDARKRKWLKIASRFAKLTPDDQKRLQDRMSEWARMTPEQRRVARENYQSAKELSAQARERAWKAYQQLPEEQKERLAAAERRRRPSVVSAPPTVADRDVRRLVNSHEHAASGTTAAPAPASAGAAAQPVPASSTSGTASAPAAVAPVSPADAPSLFKGS, from the coding sequence GTGAGTCAGAAGCGCGGCCTGGCCGTATTTTTCGGATGCGTGATCGCGATCGCCGTTTCCTACGTCGCCACGTACTCGCGATTCCACCCGCCCCCCGCGACGACCTCCGCCGCGGCCAGCAGTCCTGCCGCGCCCGCCTCGGCCGCGACCGGGCCCGCCACCGACCTCCCCGCGCTGCCCCTGCCGCTGCCGGCCGCTACCGGCCCGCTGTCGTGGGCGCGACTCACGCCGGCGCAGCGCGCGGCGCTCGCACCGTTCGCCGACCAATGGGACGGCTTCAGCGACGCCCGCAAGCGCAAATGGCTGAAGATCGCATCGCGTTTCGCGAAGTTGACGCCGGATGACCAGAAACGCCTGCAGGACAGGATGTCCGAATGGGCGCGGATGACCCCCGAGCAACGCCGCGTCGCGCGCGAGAACTACCAGAGCGCGAAGGAGCTTTCCGCACAGGCACGCGAACGCGCGTGGAAGGCCTACCAGCAACTCCCCGAAGAGCAGAAGGAACGGCTCGCAGCGGCCGAGCGCCGCCGCCGGCCGAGCGTCGTCAGCGCGCCGCCGACCGTCGCCGACCGTGACGTCCGCCGCCTCGTCAATTCGCACGAGCACGCGGCCAGCGGCACGACCGCCGCACCGGCACCCGCTTCGGCCGGCGCCGCCGCGCAACCGGTGCCCGCGTCGTCGACGTCCGGCACCGCATCCGCGCCGGCCGCCGTGGCGCCGGTGTCGCCCGCCGACGCGCCGTCGCTGTTCAAGGGCTCCTGA
- a CDS encoding RNA polymerase sigma factor codes for MASDKELADFLAGVERRAFKQAAYAVRDDDSSLDIVQDAMIKLAEKYGDRPAAELPLLFQRILQNAIHDWFRRQKVRNTWVTLFSSLNNTDDDDFDPLETLESADDNAGVESSEHRLEREQVLALIDEEIQKLPARQREAFLMRYWEDMDVAETAAAMGCSEGSVKTHCSRATHTLAQALKAKGITL; via the coding sequence ATGGCATCAGACAAGGAACTCGCCGACTTTCTGGCGGGCGTCGAGAGGCGCGCGTTCAAGCAGGCTGCGTACGCCGTGCGTGACGACGATTCGTCGCTCGACATCGTGCAGGACGCGATGATCAAGCTGGCGGAAAAGTACGGCGACCGGCCGGCGGCCGAGCTGCCGCTGCTTTTTCAGCGGATCCTTCAGAACGCGATCCACGACTGGTTCCGCCGGCAGAAAGTCCGCAACACCTGGGTTACGCTCTTCTCGTCGCTGAACAACACCGACGACGACGACTTCGACCCGCTCGAAACACTCGAATCCGCGGACGACAACGCGGGCGTCGAGAGCAGCGAGCACCGCCTCGAACGAGAGCAGGTTCTGGCCCTGATCGACGAAGAAATCCAGAAACTTCCGGCGCGTCAACGGGAAGCGTTCCTGATGCGTTATTGGGAAGATATGGATGTCGCCGAGACTGCCGCCGCAATGGGGTGCTCCGAGGGCAGCGTCAAGACGCACTGCTCACGAGCCACCCATACCCTGGCGCAAGCGCTCAAGGCCAAAGGAATCACGCTATGA
- a CDS encoding 2-isopropylmalate synthase — protein sequence MTDKLIIFDTTLRDGEQSPGASMTKEEKIRIAKHLERMKVDVIEAGFAASSNGDFDAIHTIAGLVKDSTICSLARANDKDIQRAADALKPANSFRIHTFIATSPLHMEKKLRMTPDQVFEQARLAVRFARKFTDNVEFSPEDGSRSDLDFLCRVLEAVIAEGATTINIADTVGYGVPELYGNLVKTLRERIPNSDKAIFSVHCHNDLGMAVANSLAGVKIGGARQIECTINGLGERAGNTSLEEIVMAVKTRKDYFGLDVGIDTTQIVPTSKLVSQITGFVVQPNKAVVGANAFAHASGIHQDGVLKARDTYEIMRAEDVGWTANKIVLGKLSGRNAFKQRLQELGVSLDSETELNAAFMRFKDLADRKAEIFDEDIIAIVSEESALAHEHEHFKFVSLSQRSETGEQPQAKIVFAVEGKEVTGEARGNGPVDATFNAIEGEVGSGSELLLYSVNAITTGTQAQGEVTVRLSRSGRIVNGVGTDPDIVAASAKAYISALNKLHSKDDKVNPQRS from the coding sequence ATGACAGACAAGCTGATCATTTTCGATACGACGTTGCGTGACGGCGAGCAATCGCCCGGCGCGTCGATGACGAAGGAAGAGAAAATCCGCATCGCGAAGCATCTCGAGCGGATGAAGGTCGACGTGATCGAAGCCGGCTTCGCGGCCAGCTCGAACGGCGACTTCGACGCGATCCACACGATTGCCGGTCTCGTGAAGGACAGCACGATCTGCTCGCTGGCGCGGGCCAACGACAAGGACATCCAGCGCGCGGCCGACGCGCTGAAGCCGGCCAACAGCTTCCGGATCCACACGTTCATCGCGACGTCGCCGCTGCACATGGAGAAGAAGCTGCGGATGACGCCCGACCAGGTGTTCGAGCAGGCGCGTCTCGCGGTGCGTTTCGCGCGCAAGTTCACCGACAACGTCGAGTTCTCGCCGGAAGACGGCAGCCGTTCCGACCTGGATTTCCTCTGCCGCGTGCTGGAAGCCGTGATCGCCGAAGGCGCGACGACGATCAACATCGCCGACACGGTCGGCTACGGCGTGCCGGAACTGTACGGCAACCTCGTGAAGACGCTGCGCGAGCGCATTCCGAACTCGGACAAGGCGATCTTCTCCGTGCACTGCCACAACGATCTCGGGATGGCCGTCGCGAACTCGCTCGCGGGCGTGAAGATCGGCGGCGCGCGTCAGATCGAGTGCACGATCAACGGTCTCGGCGAGCGCGCGGGCAACACGTCGCTCGAGGAAATCGTGATGGCCGTGAAGACCCGCAAGGACTACTTCGGCCTCGACGTCGGCATCGACACGACGCAAATCGTGCCGACGTCGAAGCTCGTGTCGCAGATCACCGGCTTCGTCGTGCAGCCGAACAAGGCGGTGGTCGGCGCGAATGCGTTCGCGCACGCGTCGGGCATCCACCAGGACGGCGTGCTGAAGGCGCGCGACACCTACGAGATCATGCGCGCGGAAGACGTGGGCTGGACCGCGAACAAGATCGTGCTCGGCAAGCTGTCGGGCCGTAACGCGTTCAAGCAGCGCCTGCAGGAGCTCGGCGTGTCGCTCGACAGCGAAACCGAACTCAATGCCGCGTTCATGCGCTTCAAGGATCTGGCCGACCGCAAGGCCGAGATCTTCGACGAGGACATCATCGCGATCGTGTCCGAGGAATCGGCGCTCGCGCACGAGCACGAGCACTTCAAGTTCGTATCGCTGTCGCAGCGCTCGGAAACGGGCGAGCAGCCGCAGGCGAAGATCGTGTTCGCGGTCGAAGGCAAGGAAGTGACCGGCGAGGCGCGCGGCAACGGCCCGGTCGACGCGACGTTCAACGCGATCGAAGGCGAAGTCGGCAGCGGTTCCGAGCTGCTGCTGTACTCGGTGAACGCGATCACGACCGGCACGCAGGCGCAGGGCGAAGTGACCGTCCGGCTGTCGCGGAGCGGGCGGATCGTCAATGGCGTCGGCACCGATCCGGACATCGTCGCGGCGTCGGCCAAGGCGTACATCTCCGCGCTGAACAAGCTGCATTCGAAGGACGACAAGGTCAACCCGCAGCGCTCGTAA
- the ilvN gene encoding acetolactate synthase small subunit — protein MRHIISVLLENEPGALSRVVGLFSARGYNIETLTVAPTEDQSLSRLTIVSIGSDDVIEQITKHLNRLIEVVKVVDLTDGAHIERELMLIKVRAVGKEREEMKRMSDIFRGRIIDVTEKTYTIELTGASDKLDAFIQGLDASAILETVRTGSSGIGRGERILKV, from the coding sequence ATGAGACACATCATTTCCGTCCTGCTGGAGAACGAACCGGGCGCGCTGTCGCGCGTGGTCGGCCTGTTTTCCGCACGCGGCTACAACATCGAAACCTTGACGGTGGCGCCGACCGAAGACCAATCGCTGTCGCGGCTCACCATCGTTTCCATTGGCTCCGACGACGTGATCGAACAGATCACGAAGCATCTGAACCGCCTGATCGAGGTGGTGAAAGTGGTGGACCTGACCGACGGTGCACACATCGAACGCGAGCTGATGCTGATCAAGGTACGTGCAGTGGGCAAGGAGCGCGAAGAAATGAAGCGGATGTCGGACATTTTCCGCGGCCGCATCATCGACGTGACCGAAAAGACCTACACGATCGAATTGACGGGCGCGAGCGACAAGCTCGACGCATTCATCCAGGGGCTGGACGCGAGCGCGATCCTCGAGACCGTGCGCACCGGCAGCTCCGGCATCGGACGCGGCGAGCGCATCCTGAAGGTGTGA
- a CDS encoding acetolactate synthase 3 catalytic subunit, producing the protein MNMPSAEFSTSEPLSPPDSDSIGATVLMKALADENVEFIWGYPGGSVLYIYDELYKQDKIQHVLVRHEQAAVHAADAYARSTGNVGVCLVTSGPGVTNAVTGIATAYMDSIPMVVISGQVPTAAIGQDAFQECDTVGITRPCVKHNFLVKDVRDLAETVKKAFYIARTGRPGPVLIDIPKDISKTPCQYEPVKSVSLRSYNPVTKGHSGQIRKAVSLLLTAKRPYIYTGGGIILADASRELNQFADLLGYPVTNTLMGLGGYRASDKKFLGMLGMHGTYEANMAMQHCDVLIAIGARFDDRVIGDPAHFASRPRKIIHIDIDPSSISKRVKVDIPIVGDVKEVLKELIEQLQTAEHGPDTEALAQWWKDIEGWRSKDCLKFDRESEIIKPQYVVEKAWELTDGNAFVCSDVGQHQMWAAQFYRFNKPRRWINSGGLGTMGFGLPAAMGVKMAHPDDDVLCITGEGSIQMCIQELSTCLQYDTPVKIISLNNRYLGMVRQWQQIEYSQRYSHSYMDALPDFVKLAEAYGHVGMRIEKTSDVEPALKEALRLKDRTVFLDFQTDPTENVWPMVQAGKGITEMLLGSEDL; encoded by the coding sequence ATGAACATGCCCAGCGCGGAATTCTCCACGTCGGAACCCCTTTCCCCTCCCGATAGCGACTCCATCGGCGCCACCGTGCTCATGAAGGCACTGGCCGACGAAAACGTCGAATTCATCTGGGGCTACCCCGGCGGCTCGGTTCTCTACATCTACGACGAGCTTTACAAGCAGGACAAGATTCAGCACGTGCTGGTGCGCCACGAACAGGCGGCCGTGCACGCAGCCGATGCGTATGCGCGCTCCACCGGCAATGTCGGCGTCTGTCTCGTGACGTCCGGCCCCGGTGTCACCAATGCGGTGACCGGCATCGCGACGGCGTACATGGATTCGATCCCGATGGTCGTGATCAGCGGCCAGGTGCCGACTGCCGCGATCGGCCAGGACGCATTCCAGGAATGCGACACGGTCGGCATCACGCGTCCGTGCGTGAAGCACAACTTCCTCGTGAAGGACGTGCGCGACCTCGCGGAAACCGTCAAGAAGGCGTTCTACATCGCCCGCACGGGCCGTCCGGGCCCGGTGCTGATCGACATCCCGAAAGACATCTCGAAGACGCCGTGCCAGTACGAGCCGGTCAAGAGCGTGTCGCTGCGTTCGTACAACCCCGTCACGAAAGGCCATTCGGGCCAGATCCGCAAGGCCGTGTCGCTGCTGCTGACGGCGAAGCGTCCTTACATCTATACGGGTGGCGGCATCATCCTCGCCGATGCGTCGCGTGAGCTGAACCAGTTCGCCGACCTGCTCGGCTACCCGGTCACGAACACGCTGATGGGCCTCGGCGGCTATCGCGCGTCGGACAAGAAATTCCTCGGCATGCTCGGCATGCACGGCACCTACGAAGCGAACATGGCGATGCAGCACTGCGACGTGCTGATCGCGATCGGTGCGCGCTTCGACGACCGCGTGATCGGCGACCCGGCGCACTTCGCGTCGCGTCCGCGCAAGATCATCCACATCGACATCGACCCGTCGTCGATCTCGAAGCGCGTGAAGGTCGACATCCCGATCGTCGGCGACGTGAAGGAAGTGCTGAAGGAGCTGATCGAGCAACTGCAGACGGCCGAGCATGGCCCCGACACCGAAGCGCTCGCGCAGTGGTGGAAGGACATCGAGGGCTGGCGCTCGAAGGACTGCCTGAAGTTCGACCGCGAAAGCGAGATCATCAAGCCGCAGTACGTGGTCGAGAAGGCGTGGGAGCTGACGGACGGCAACGCGTTCGTGTGCTCGGACGTCGGCCAGCACCAGATGTGGGCCGCGCAGTTCTACCGTTTCAACAAGCCGCGTCGCTGGATCAACTCCGGCGGCCTCGGCACGATGGGCTTCGGCCTGCCGGCAGCGATGGGCGTCAAGATGGCGCACCCGGACGACGACGTGCTGTGCATCACGGGCGAAGGCTCGATCCAGATGTGCATCCAGGAACTGTCGACCTGCCTGCAGTACGACACGCCCGTGAAGATCATTTCGCTGAACAACCGCTACCTCGGCATGGTTCGCCAGTGGCAGCAGATCGAATACAGCCAGCGCTATTCGCATTCGTACATGGATGCGCTGCCCGATTTCGTGAAGCTCGCCGAAGCGTACGGCCATGTCGGCATGCGGATCGAAAAGACCTCCGATGTGGAACCGGCGCTGAAGGAAGCGCTGCGCCTGAAGGACCGCACCGTGTTTCTCGACTTCCAGACCGATCCGACCGAAAACGTCTGGCCGATGGTACAGGCCGGCAAGGGCATCACCGAGATGCTGCTCGGATCGGAAGATCTGTAA
- a CDS encoding UDP-2,3-diacylglucosamine diphosphatase produces the protein MGQKTSATSLFRHPIGARAATAFLSGSAATDALSSEEPPAEHVTQHDDPEPSAHRYRTIWLSDIHLGSSGCQAPYLLDFLRHNDSEYLYLVGDIIDGWQLKKGWYWPQAHNDVVQKILRKARKGTQVVYIPGNHDEGARQFCDLAFGDIQVRGEAFHTTLAGKRLWIVHGDLFDGVIQHAKWLAYLGDTLYTLILVLNRWFNRIRSRLGFQYWSLSQYLKHQVKNAVNFISQFETVMTDEARRRGCDGVVCGHIHKAEIRDIDGVLYCNDGDWVESLSALVETMEGELKIVYWTVMRSAPSETTSRKAKATA, from the coding sequence ATGGGCCAGAAAACGTCCGCGACCTCCCTGTTCCGTCACCCGATCGGCGCCCGCGCCGCCACTGCCTTCCTGTCCGGCTCGGCCGCAACCGATGCCCTTTCGTCAGAAGAACCGCCCGCCGAGCACGTCACGCAGCACGACGATCCGGAGCCGTCCGCCCATCGCTACCGCACCATCTGGCTGTCCGACATCCATCTCGGCTCGAGCGGCTGCCAGGCGCCGTACCTGCTCGACTTCCTGCGCCACAACGATTCGGAATACCTGTACCTCGTCGGCGACATCATCGACGGCTGGCAACTGAAGAAAGGCTGGTACTGGCCGCAGGCACACAACGACGTCGTGCAGAAGATCCTGCGCAAGGCGCGCAAGGGCACGCAGGTCGTCTACATCCCCGGCAATCACGACGAAGGCGCGCGGCAGTTCTGCGATCTCGCGTTCGGCGACATCCAGGTGCGCGGCGAGGCGTTCCACACGACGCTCGCAGGCAAACGTTTGTGGATCGTGCACGGCGACCTGTTCGACGGCGTGATCCAGCACGCGAAATGGCTCGCGTACCTCGGCGACACGCTCTACACGCTGATCCTCGTGCTGAACCGCTGGTTCAACCGGATCCGCAGCCGGCTCGGCTTCCAGTACTGGTCGCTGTCGCAGTACCTGAAGCACCAGGTGAAGAACGCGGTCAACTTCATTTCGCAGTTCGAAACCGTGATGACCGACGAGGCGCGTCGCCGCGGCTGTGACGGCGTCGTGTGCGGGCACATCCACAAGGCGGAGATCCGCGACATCGACGGCGTGCTGTATTGCAACGACGGCGACTGGGTCGAAAGCCTGTCCGCACTCGTCGAAACGATGGAAGGCGAACTGAAGATCGTCTACTGGACGGTGATGCGCAGCGCACCGTCGGAGACCACGTCGCGCAAGGCCAAGGCCACTGCCTGA